From Halogeometricum sp. S1BR25-6:
TGTATTTTATACAGAGGACGGGAGAAATGTCGCTACGTATGGCATACCTGATCGTCAAATCGGCCGTGAAAGAAGCGCTCAACGACCACAACGTCTCGGCGGATTTCTACGACGCCCTCGATGAGGAAGTTGCTGACCTGCTTGACGACGCCGCGAAGCGGGCTGAGGCCAACGACCGAAAGACCGTCCAGCCTCGCGACCTCTAACGCGGCCAGCGCCAATACCCGGGGCCCATTCTCGATAGTGCGACCAGTCTTTAAGAGCGGCGTGTGAACTATGTAGCGATATGGGTACGCTCACAGAGTCAGTTGACATCGAGAACGTCGTCGCGTCAACCGGTATCGGTCAGGAACTCGACCTCGAAACGCTTGCTGATGACCTCCGGGCGACCAAGTATGACCCTGAACACTTTCCTGGCCTCGTCTATCGGATGCAAGACCCCAAGGCCGCGGCCCTCATCTTCCGCTCGGGTAAGATTGTTTGCACCGGCGCGAAAAGCGTCGCCGATGTTACGGCTGCGCTCGAACAGGTCTTCGACAAACTTCGGGGTTTGGGTATTCAGGTAGATGACTCGCCAGAAATCGAGATTCAGAACATCGTCTCGAGTGCGGATCTCGGCCACACACTCAATCTGAACGCGATTGCGATCGGCCTTGGTCTCGAGCACATCGAGTACGAACCCGAACAGTTTCCCGGGCTCGTCTATCGTCTCGATGAGCCATCAGTCGTTGCGTTACTCTTTGGGAGCGGGAAG
This genomic window contains:
- a CDS encoding DUF1931 domain-containing protein — its product is MAYLIVKSAVKEALNDHNVSADFYDALDEEVADLLDDAAKRAEANDRKTVQPRDL
- a CDS encoding TATA-box-binding protein, producing MGTLTESVDIENVVASTGIGQELDLETLADDLRATKYDPEHFPGLVYRMQDPKAAALIFRSGKIVCTGAKSVADVTAALEQVFDKLRGLGIQVDDSPEIEIQNIVSSADLGHTLNLNAIAIGLGLEHIEYEPEQFPGLVYRLDEPSVVALLFGSGKLVITGGKRIEDAEQALEVIEDQLTELGLLE